A genome region from Arachis duranensis cultivar V14167 chromosome 6, aradu.V14167.gnm2.J7QH, whole genome shotgun sequence includes the following:
- the LOC107493307 gene encoding ras-related protein RABE1a has product MAAPPARARADYDYLIKLLLIGDSGVGKSCLLLRFSDGSFTTSFITTIGIDFKIRTIELDGKRIKLQIWDTAGQERFRTITTAYYRGAMGILLVYDVTDESSFNNIRNWIRNIEQHASDNVNKILVGNKADMDESKRAVPTSKGQALADEYGIKFFETSAKTNLNVEEVFFSIARDIKQRLADTDSKSEPQTIKINQADQGSGAAQAAQKSACCG; this is encoded by the exons ATGGCTGCTCCACCGGCTAGAGCTCGCGCCGATTACGATTACCTAATAAAGCTTCTCCTCATCGGCGACAGCG GTGTTGGTAAAAGTTGCCTTCTATTGCGTTTCTCGGATGGGTCTTTTACAACTAGTTTTATCACTACCATTGG CATTGATTTCAAAATAAGGACTATAGAGCTTGATGGCAAGCGAATCAAATTGCAAATATGGGATACAGCTGGTCAAGAGCGATTTAGAACTATTACAACTG CCTATTATCGTGGAGCTATGGGTATTCTGCTTGTGTATGATGTCACAGATGAGTCATCTTTTAACA ATATCAGGAATTGGATTCGTAACATTGAGCAGCACGCTTCTGACAATGTGAACAAGATACTGGTGGGTAACAAGGCTGATATGGATGAAAGCAAACGG gCTGTGCCTACTTCTAAGGGTCAAGCTCTTGCAGATGAATATGGCATCAAGTTCTTTGAGACT AGTGCAAAAACTAATTTGAATGTGGAGGAGGTTTTCTTTTCGATAGCTCGGGATATCAAACAAAGACTTGCAGATACGGACTCAAAATCTGAG CCCCAGACAATCAAGATTAACCAAGCAGATCAAGGATCAGGGGCTGCTCAGGCCGCCCAAAAATCTGCTTGCTGTGGTTAA